Proteins found in one Allorhizobium pseudoryzae genomic segment:
- the sfsA gene encoding DNA/RNA nuclease SfsA: MQFDPPLVPARLVSRYKRFLFDAILEDGTPITGSCPNTGSMRGLTTPGSRIWLSQHNSPTRKFRHMLELVEADGTLVGINTGMPNRLAEEAIRTGMLESLSGYGALKREQRYGANSRIDLLLLDEARPPAYIEVKNVHFTRMAGLAEFPDSVTARGAKHLDELGDMVEKGFRAAMLYVIQRDDCDVLSICEELDPLYGAAFRRARARGVEAFAIACRITPQGISPSRPIPIDEGGPAV; the protein is encoded by the coding sequence ATGCAGTTTGATCCGCCTCTGGTGCCCGCACGGCTCGTCAGCCGCTACAAGCGCTTCCTGTTCGACGCAATCCTCGAGGACGGCACGCCGATCACCGGTTCGTGCCCGAATACCGGTTCCATGCGCGGGCTGACCACGCCCGGCTCGCGCATCTGGCTCTCCCAGCATAACAGCCCGACGCGGAAGTTTCGCCACATGCTGGAGCTGGTCGAGGCGGATGGCACGCTTGTCGGCATCAATACCGGAATGCCGAACCGTCTGGCGGAGGAGGCCATCCGGACCGGCATGCTGGAAAGCCTGTCCGGCTATGGCGCCTTGAAACGCGAGCAGCGCTACGGCGCCAATTCGCGGATCGACCTGCTGCTTCTGGATGAGGCCCGTCCGCCCGCCTATATCGAGGTCAAGAATGTCCACTTCACACGGATGGCGGGACTGGCGGAATTTCCCGATTCGGTCACCGCACGCGGCGCCAAGCATCTCGACGAGCTGGGCGACATGGTGGAGAAGGGCTTCCGGGCCGCCATGCTCTATGTCATTCAGCGCGACGACTGCGACGTGCTGAGCATCTGCGAGGAGCTGGATCCCCTCTACGGGGCGGCTTTCCGGCGGGCGCGGGCGCGTGGCGTCGAGGCCTTCGCGATCGCCTGCCGCATCACGCCGCAGGGAATTTCGCCAAGCCGGCCAATCCCGATAGACGAAGGCGGCCCTGCTGTTTAA
- the radC gene encoding RadC family protein codes for MSAPVPPTHQQSLEDKSEKPGDLFADERGFFAEQATKAGGLKKAGAAGKTVETIAHYHGHRDRLRARYREHGDTALADYEVLELLLFRLIPRKDTKPIAKALIERFGNLAGVFGAPLSLLQEVNGIGEAVALDIKLIASVGQRVLKSELREKQVLSSWSAVIDYCHAAMAYEAREQFRILFLDKRNVLIADEIQGRGTVDHTPVYPREVVRRALELSATAIILVHNHPSGDPTPSRADIDMTKTIVDTAKPLGITVHDHIIIGKDGHASLKGLRLI; via the coding sequence ATGTCCGCTCCGGTTCCCCCGACCCATCAGCAGAGCCTTGAGGACAAGTCGGAGAAGCCGGGGGACCTGTTCGCCGATGAGCGCGGCTTTTTCGCCGAACAGGCGACGAAAGCCGGCGGACTGAAGAAGGCCGGGGCAGCCGGCAAGACGGTCGAGACGATTGCGCATTACCACGGCCATCGCGACCGGTTGCGGGCGCGCTACCGCGAGCATGGCGACACGGCGCTCGCCGATTACGAAGTGCTGGAACTGCTGCTGTTCCGACTGATCCCGCGCAAGGACACCAAGCCGATTGCCAAGGCGCTGATCGAACGCTTCGGCAATCTCGCCGGTGTTTTCGGCGCTCCGCTCTCGCTGCTGCAGGAGGTCAACGGGATCGGCGAAGCGGTGGCCCTCGACATCAAACTCATCGCCAGTGTCGGACAACGCGTCCTGAAAAGCGAACTTCGCGAAAAGCAGGTTCTGTCCTCCTGGTCCGCCGTCATCGACTATTGTCATGCGGCCATGGCCTACGAGGCACGCGAGCAGTTCCGCATCCTCTTTCTCGACAAGCGCAACGTGCTGATTGCCGATGAAATCCAGGGACGCGGCACGGTCGATCACACGCCGGTCTATCCGCGCGAAGTGGTGCGCCGCGCGCTCGAACTCTCGGCCACGGCGATTATTCTCGTCCACAACCATCCAAGCGGCGATCCGACCCCCTCACGCGCCGACATCGACATGACGAAGACCATCGTCGATACGGCGAAACCGCTCGGCATTACCGTGCACGACCACATCATCATCGGCAAGGACGGCCATGCGAGCCTCAAGGGCCTGCGGCTGATCTGA
- the sthA gene encoding Si-specific NAD(P)(+) transhydrogenase: protein MYQYDLIVIGSGPAGRRAAIQAAKLEKKVLVVEQGRRVGGVSVHTGTIPSKTLRETALNLTGWRERGFYGRSYRVKQDISADDLRRRLLITLDHEVEVLEHQFARNRVQQMRGRAQFIDPHTLEIEKSDGEMLRVTTASVLLAVGTRPYRPAHIPFDGDAVLDSDELLEIKQVPRSLVVVGAGVIGIEYATIFSALDTQVTVVEPRDTMLDFIDKEIVQDFAYQLRDRNMKLIFGQTVETVTREAETGKCRVTLKSGRALQAEMVLFAAGRVGATDTLNLAAAGLEADSRGRLKVDPETFQTAVPHIYAAGDVVGFPSLASTSMEQGRIAARHAVGAPASEPPQYFPYGIYAVPEISTCGLTEEEVIQRGIPYEAGIAHFRETSRGHIMGLDTGLLKMIFSLKTRRLLGVHIVGEGATELVHIGQAVLNLKGTVEYFVENTFNYPTLAEAYKIAGLDAWNRMGEGPKEAPVATAQSTDVATASVEPLSVAAPKKKAASN from the coding sequence ATGTACCAATATGATCTGATCGTCATCGGCAGCGGCCCGGCGGGTCGCCGTGCGGCCATCCAGGCGGCCAAGCTGGAAAAGAAGGTTCTGGTCGTCGAACAGGGCCGGCGCGTCGGCGGCGTCTCGGTTCATACCGGTACCATTCCGTCCAAAACCCTGCGCGAAACGGCGCTGAACCTGACAGGCTGGCGCGAACGCGGTTTTTACGGCCGCTCCTACCGGGTGAAGCAGGACATCAGCGCGGACGATCTGCGCCGCCGCCTGCTGATCACGCTCGACCACGAGGTGGAGGTGCTGGAGCACCAGTTTGCCCGCAACCGGGTGCAGCAGATGCGCGGACGCGCCCAGTTCATCGATCCGCACACGCTGGAGATCGAAAAGAGCGACGGGGAAATGCTGCGTGTGACCACGGCTTCGGTTCTGCTCGCCGTCGGCACCCGCCCCTATCGCCCGGCGCACATTCCGTTCGATGGCGATGCCGTTCTCGACAGTGACGAGCTTCTCGAGATCAAGCAGGTTCCGCGCTCGCTCGTCGTCGTCGGTGCCGGTGTCATCGGCATCGAATATGCGACGATCTTCAGCGCGCTCGACACGCAGGTCACGGTCGTTGAGCCGCGCGACACGATGCTGGATTTCATCGACAAGGAGATCGTGCAGGATTTTGCCTACCAGCTGCGCGACCGCAACATGAAGCTGATCTTCGGCCAGACCGTCGAGACCGTGACCCGCGAGGCTGAGACCGGCAAATGCCGCGTCACGCTGAAGAGCGGCCGTGCATTGCAGGCGGAAATGGTGCTCTTCGCGGCCGGGCGCGTCGGGGCGACCGACACGCTGAACCTCGCGGCTGCCGGTTTGGAAGCCGATAGCCGCGGTCGCCTGAAGGTCGATCCCGAAACGTTCCAGACGGCCGTGCCGCATATCTATGCCGCCGGCGACGTGGTTGGCTTCCCGAGTCTCGCTTCCACCTCCATGGAACAGGGCCGAATTGCCGCCCGCCACGCGGTCGGTGCGCCGGCGAGCGAACCGCCGCAGTATTTCCCCTATGGCATCTATGCCGTGCCGGAAATTTCCACCTGCGGCCTGACGGAGGAAGAGGTCATCCAGCGCGGCATCCCGTACGAGGCGGGGATTGCACATTTCCGGGAAACCTCGCGCGGCCATATCATGGGCCTCGATACCGGTCTCCTGAAGATGATCTTTTCGCTGAAGACGCGCCGCCTGCTCGGCGTCCACATCGTCGGCGAAGGGGCAACCGAACTCGTGCATATCGGCCAGGCGGTTCTCAACCTGAAGGGCACGGTCGAATATTTCGTCGAAAACACCTTCAACTATCCGACGCTTGCCGAAGCCTACAAGATTGCCGGCCTGGACGCCTGGAACCGGATGGGCGAAGGACCGAAGGAAGCGCCGGTCGCGACCGCACAATCGACCGATGTCGCCACGGCATCCGTCGAGCCACTTTCCGTTGCGGCACCGAAGAAAAAAGCCGCCTCGAACTGA
- a CDS encoding TerC family protein, whose protein sequence is MDFLLVDLMGKPVWMWLTFVSVVLLLLALDLGVLHKDSREIGIKESFALSAFYITLGLAFGGWIWFQSGEQAGLEYLTGFVVEKSLAMDNIFVIAMIFTYFSIPRAYQHRVLLWGILGVIVLRGIMIGAGAAIVENYNWVLYLFAAFLIITGIKMLLTADQEYDVAANPVLKILRKKLPVTDGLRGEKFMVREADEKTGRLKTFITPLFLALVMVELADVIFAVDSIPAIFAITTDPYIVYTSNIFAILGLRALYFALSALIHRFAYLKYALSVVLIFIGSKIFLADMLGLAKIPPVVSLTITLGILAAGIFGSLWATRHEKPAASDPAQ, encoded by the coding sequence ATGGATTTCCTGCTTGTCGATCTCATGGGTAAGCCCGTCTGGATGTGGCTGACCTTCGTTTCCGTTGTTCTTCTTCTCCTCGCTCTCGATCTTGGCGTTCTTCATAAGGACAGCCGGGAAATCGGCATCAAGGAGAGCTTTGCGCTGTCTGCCTTCTATATCACGCTCGGCCTTGCCTTCGGCGGCTGGATCTGGTTCCAGAGCGGCGAGCAGGCGGGTCTTGAATACCTGACCGGCTTTGTCGTCGAAAAAAGCCTCGCGATGGACAATATCTTCGTCATCGCGATGATCTTCACCTATTTCTCCATCCCGCGCGCCTACCAGCACCGCGTGCTGCTGTGGGGCATCCTTGGCGTTATCGTTCTGCGTGGCATCATGATCGGCGCTGGTGCTGCGATTGTCGAGAACTACAACTGGGTTCTCTATCTCTTTGCGGCCTTCCTCATCATCACCGGCATCAAGATGCTGCTGACGGCGGACCAGGAATATGACGTTGCCGCAAACCCGGTCCTGAAGATCCTGCGCAAGAAACTGCCGGTGACGGACGGCCTTCGCGGCGAAAAGTTCATGGTCCGGGAAGCCGACGAGAAGACCGGCAGGCTGAAGACCTTCATCACCCCGCTCTTTCTGGCGCTGGTGATGGTGGAACTGGCCGACGTCATCTTCGCGGTGGATTCGATCCCGGCAATCTTCGCCATTACGACAGACCCCTATATCGTCTACACCTCGAACATCTTCGCAATCCTCGGCCTGCGCGCCCTGTACTTTGCCCTTTCGGCGCTGATCCACCGCTTCGCCTACCTGAAATATGCCCTCTCGGTCGTCCTGATCTTCATCGGCTCGAAGATCTTCCTCGCCGATATGCTGGGCCTGGCCAAGATCCCGCCGGTGGTGTCGCTGACGATCACGCTGGGCATCCTTGCCGCGGGCATCTTCGGCTCGCTCTGGGCGACCCGCCACGAAAAGCCGGCGGCGTCCGATCCCGCACAGTGA
- a CDS encoding LL-diaminopimelate aminotransferase, whose protein sequence is MEEFHKVRRLPPYVFEQVNRLKASARAAGADIIDLGMGNPDLPTNKFIVDKLVETVQRPDTHGYSSSKGIPGLRRAQAAYYARRFGVKLNPDTQVVATLGSKEGFANMAQAITAPGDVVLCPNPSYPIHAFGFLMVGGVIRSIPVEPNEEFFRALERAVAHSIPKPIAMILCYPSNPTATVVELDFYAEVVAFAKKHGIFVLSDLAYSEIYFDGKPTPSILQVPGAIDVAVEFTSMSKTFSMAGWRMGFAVGNDRLISALTRVKSYLDYGAFTPIQVAATAALNDPDIDQHIEEVRQTYKRRRDVMVESFGRAGWEIPPPAASMFAWVPVPEKFRPLGSLEFSKLLIEKADVAVAPGIGFGEHGDEYVRIALVENEHRIRQAARNIKRFLGSADDTLHNVISLNAHR, encoded by the coding sequence ATGGAAGAGTTTCATAAGGTCCGCAGGCTGCCGCCCTACGTCTTCGAACAGGTCAACCGTTTGAAGGCCAGCGCACGAGCGGCCGGCGCGGACATTATCGACCTCGGCATGGGCAACCCGGATCTTCCGACCAACAAGTTCATCGTCGACAAGCTGGTGGAAACGGTCCAGCGGCCGGATACGCACGGCTACTCGTCCTCGAAGGGCATTCCCGGCCTGCGCCGCGCGCAGGCGGCCTATTATGCCCGCCGGTTCGGCGTGAAGCTCAACCCTGACACGCAGGTCGTCGCAACGCTCGGCTCCAAGGAAGGCTTTGCCAACATGGCGCAGGCGATCACAGCGCCCGGCGACGTGGTGCTGTGCCCCAACCCTTCCTATCCGATCCACGCCTTCGGTTTCCTGATGGTCGGCGGCGTGATCCGCTCGATCCCTGTCGAGCCGAACGAGGAATTCTTCCGCGCGCTTGAGCGGGCCGTCGCCCATTCGATCCCGAAGCCGATCGCCATGATCCTCTGCTACCCGTCGAACCCGACGGCCACCGTGGTGGAGCTCGATTTCTATGCGGAGGTCGTCGCGTTTGCCAAGAAGCACGGCATTTTCGTGCTGTCGGATCTCGCCTATTCGGAGATCTATTTCGACGGCAAACCGACGCCCTCGATTCTCCAGGTGCCGGGCGCGATCGATGTGGCGGTGGAATTCACCTCCATGTCGAAGACCTTCTCCATGGCCGGCTGGCGCATGGGATTTGCGGTTGGCAACGACCGGTTGATCTCGGCGCTGACGCGGGTCAAATCCTATCTCGATTACGGCGCTTTCACGCCGATCCAGGTGGCGGCGACGGCAGCACTTAACGATCCGGATATCGACCAGCATATCGAAGAGGTGCGCCAGACCTACAAACGTCGCCGTGACGTGATGGTCGAAAGTTTCGGCCGTGCCGGCTGGGAGATCCCGCCGCCGGCGGCTTCGATGTTTGCCTGGGTGCCGGTGCCGGAAAAGTTCCGGCCGCTCGGCTCGCTCGAATTTTCCAAGCTGCTGATCGAAAAGGCGGACGTCGCGGTCGCGCCGGGCATTGGCTTTGGCGAGCATGGCGATGAATATGTCCGCATCGCGCTCGTTGAAAACGAGCACCGCATCCGTCAGGCGGCGCGCAACATCAAGCGTTTCCTCGGTTCGGCGGACGACACGCTGCACAATGTCATTTCATTGAACGCTCACCGTTGA
- a CDS encoding homoserine dehydrogenase, translating into MADALKIGLAGLGTVGASLARILTTRANELAVTCGRAIEITAVTARDRTKDRGVDLSRVAWFDTAEEMAEKADIDVFVELMGGAEGSADRSVRAALGRGLHVVTANKALLARCGVELARIAEDKGVLLNFEAAVAGGIPVIKALRESLTGNSVSRVYGIMNGTCNYILTRMEKEGLSFEACLKEAQRLGYAEADPTFDIEGNDTAHKLAILTTLAFGTEIAADEIYLEGISNISIEDIHAAADLGYRIKLLGVAQRTESGIEQRVHPTMVPHDSVIAQVDGVTNAVAIESDILGELLMVGPGAGGNATASAVLGDIADIAKSQPGAQRVPVLGTPAARLEPYRKAQMQSHEGGYFIRLTVLDRAGVFASVATQMAQNGISLESIVQRANGGTPSDAKTIILVTHATMENSVRKAVDGIKAGNYLSGEPQVIRIERPKAL; encoded by the coding sequence ATGGCAGACGCCCTCAAAATCGGTCTTGCGGGTCTGGGCACCGTTGGCGCCTCTCTGGCGCGCATCCTCACCACGCGGGCGAATGAACTTGCGGTGACCTGCGGGCGTGCCATCGAAATTACCGCCGTGACCGCTCGCGACCGGACGAAGGATCGCGGCGTCGATCTCTCCCGCGTCGCCTGGTTCGACACGGCCGAAGAGATGGCGGAAAAGGCCGATATCGACGTCTTCGTGGAACTGATGGGGGGCGCCGAGGGCTCGGCAGATCGCTCCGTGCGCGCCGCCTTGGGCCGCGGCCTGCATGTGGTCACCGCCAACAAGGCATTGTTGGCCCGCTGCGGCGTGGAGCTTGCCCGGATCGCTGAAGACAAGGGTGTGCTGCTGAACTTCGAGGCAGCGGTTGCCGGCGGCATTCCGGTTATCAAGGCGCTGCGCGAGTCGCTGACCGGCAATTCCGTCAGCCGCGTCTACGGGATCATGAACGGCACCTGCAACTACATCCTCACCCGGATGGAGAAGGAGGGCCTCTCCTTCGAAGCATGCCTCAAGGAGGCGCAGCGGCTGGGTTATGCCGAAGCCGATCCGACCTTCGACATCGAGGGCAATGACACGGCCCACAAGCTCGCGATCCTGACGACGCTGGCCTTCGGCACCGAGATCGCCGCGGATGAAATCTATCTCGAAGGCATCTCCAACATCTCGATCGAAGACATTCATGCTGCAGCCGATCTCGGCTATCGCATCAAGCTGCTGGGCGTCGCGCAGCGGACCGAAAGCGGCATCGAGCAGCGCGTGCATCCGACCATGGTGCCGCATGATTCGGTGATTGCGCAGGTGGACGGCGTGACGAATGCGGTGGCGATCGAATCCGATATTCTGGGTGAACTCCTGATGGTCGGCCCCGGTGCTGGCGGCAATGCGACTGCCTCCGCCGTGCTGGGCGACATCGCCGATATTGCGAAAAGCCAGCCGGGCGCCCAGCGTGTGCCCGTGCTCGGCACGCCGGCCGCCCGGCTCGAGCCCTATCGCAAGGCGCAGATGCAGAGCCATGAGGGTGGTTATTTCATCCGCCTGACCGTGCTCGATCGTGCCGGCGTCTTTGCGAGCGTGGCGACCCAGATGGCGCAGAACGGCATTTCGCTCGAATCCATCGTGCAGCGCGCCAATGGCGGCACCCCGAGCGATGCAAAGACCATCATCCTCGTGACGCATGCCACGATGGAGAATTCGGTGCGCAAGGCGGTCGATGGCATCAAGGCCGGAAACTATCTCTCCGGCGAGCCGCAGGTCATTCGCATCGAGCGTCCGAAGGCGCTGTAA
- the map gene encoding type I methionyl aminopeptidase, with translation MVTYIEAANAPKKNTGAIRLYDTKADFAGMRAACQLTARCLDELAAIVKPGVTTNAIDRFVFEFGMDNGALPATLNYRGYKYSVCTSLNHVVCHGMPDDKPLREGDIVNIDVTYILDGWHGDSSRMYPVGQIKRAAERLMEVTYECLMRGISVVRPGVRTGAIGQAIQTYAEAERCSVVRDFCGHGVGQLFHDSPNILHYGRADEGPELREGMIFTIEPMINLGKPHVKVLADGWTAVTRDRSLSAQYEHAIGVTADGCEIFTLSPGGLDRPGLPPLKG, from the coding sequence ATGGTGACCTATATCGAGGCCGCGAACGCGCCGAAGAAGAACACGGGAGCGATCCGGCTCTACGATACGAAGGCGGATTTCGCCGGCATGCGTGCCGCCTGCCAGCTGACGGCGCGCTGCCTGGACGAACTGGCGGCGATCGTCAAACCCGGCGTCACGACCAATGCCATCGATCGATTCGTCTTCGAATTCGGCATGGACAACGGCGCCCTTCCGGCGACGCTGAATTACCGCGGCTACAAATATTCCGTCTGCACCTCGCTCAACCACGTCGTCTGCCACGGCATGCCGGATGACAAGCCGCTGCGCGAGGGCGATATCGTCAATATCGACGTGACCTACATTCTCGACGGATGGCACGGCGATTCAAGCCGCATGTATCCGGTCGGCCAGATCAAGCGGGCGGCCGAACGCCTGATGGAAGTTACCTACGAGTGTCTGATGCGCGGCATTTCCGTCGTCAGGCCCGGCGTGCGCACCGGCGCCATCGGCCAGGCGATCCAGACCTATGCGGAGGCGGAGCGCTGCTCGGTGGTGCGCGACTTCTGCGGCCACGGTGTCGGCCAACTGTTCCACGACAGTCCGAACATCCTGCACTACGGCCGCGCCGACGAAGGCCCGGAGCTGAGGGAAGGCATGATCTTCACCATCGAACCGATGATCAACCTCGGCAAGCCGCATGTGAAGGTGCTGGCCGATGGCTGGACGGCGGTGACCCGGGATCGCTCGCTGTCGGCGCAATACGAGCATGCAATCGGCGTGACCGCCGATGGCTGCGAGATCTTCACGCTGTCTCCGGGCGGGCTCGACCGTCCAGGGCTTCCTCCACTCAAGGGATGA
- a CDS encoding SHOCT domain-containing protein → MLKRAQQKAGWPMVICALGLPILLSGCSGTNSFFALDDGIPNTAPPAVVVGPRTVARPEALTKLDTGTYPSLGKPLTAANTQIGDQEYTSREAQLSALASARASGAITEAEYQRRIDGLRRLASEHAAEAERQITN, encoded by the coding sequence ATGCTAAAACGAGCGCAGCAAAAAGCGGGTTGGCCGATGGTGATCTGCGCGCTTGGCCTGCCGATTCTGCTATCGGGATGTTCGGGCACCAATTCCTTCTTCGCGCTGGATGACGGCATTCCGAACACGGCGCCGCCGGCTGTCGTCGTCGGCCCGCGCACGGTGGCACGTCCGGAAGCGCTGACCAAGCTCGATACGGGCACTTATCCGAGCCTCGGCAAACCGCTGACGGCCGCCAATACCCAGATCGGCGATCAGGAATATACCTCTCGCGAAGCGCAGCTGTCCGCGCTGGCCTCTGCCCGCGCCAGTGGCGCCATCACCGAAGCGGAGTACCAGCGCCGGATCGACGGGCTCCGCCGGCTTGCCAGCGAGCACGCCGCCGAAGCCGAACGGCAGATCACCAATTAG
- a CDS encoding PHA/PHB synthase family protein, which produces MDGKGQSSHAGADSTGFDPKVFEAYMVKDPQTLAMNIARAAENLGKAATEWLGPRERGEIIDAVDPLADMVKTLSKVIEYWMSEPQRTLEAQSLLMASYMGIWMNTLHRLAGDSTADEPADLPKDKRFADEDWRRNPFFAFLRQVYLVTATWAEKLVERSEGLDDHTRQKAAFYVKQMTSALSPANFALTNPEVYRQTVASNGTNLVEGMRILAEDVAAGRGEWRVRQTDTTKFELGVNVAITPGKVIARSPICEVIQYSPSTETVFKRPLLIVPPWINKFYILDLGPQKSFIKWCVDQGHSVFVISWVNPDESLSRASWEDYIRDGIDFALKTIETATGEKQVNAIGYCVGGTLLSAALAYHAKTRKKAIQSVTFFTTQVDFRYAGELLVFVDEEQIEALERQMNMTGYLAGSKMASAFNMLRASELIWPYVVSNYLKGQEPTAFDLLYWNSDSTRMTAANHAFYLRNCYLENRLTAGEMTLFDTTVSLKDVKIPVYSLAAKEDHIAPARSVFRGCQFYGGDVTFVLSGSGHIAGVVNPPDKHKYQYWTNGKVEGELSDWMKGAKETAGSWWPHWQSWMEQQDDARVPARPVGGGKLEPLCDAPGTYVMVRS; this is translated from the coding sequence ATGGACGGCAAAGGTCAGTCGAGCCATGCTGGCGCAGACTCCACGGGCTTTGATCCCAAGGTGTTCGAAGCCTACATGGTCAAGGATCCTCAGACACTGGCCATGAACATCGCAAGGGCCGCCGAAAATCTTGGAAAGGCGGCAACGGAGTGGCTCGGGCCACGGGAACGGGGCGAGATCATCGATGCCGTCGATCCGCTTGCCGACATGGTCAAGACGCTCTCGAAGGTCATCGAATACTGGATGTCGGAACCGCAGCGGACGCTGGAGGCACAAAGCTTGCTGATGGCGTCGTATATGGGCATCTGGATGAACACGCTGCATCGTCTGGCGGGTGATTCCACCGCGGACGAGCCGGCGGACCTGCCGAAGGACAAACGGTTCGCCGATGAAGACTGGCGCCGCAACCCGTTCTTCGCCTTCCTGCGGCAGGTCTATCTCGTCACCGCCACCTGGGCGGAAAAGCTTGTCGAACGCTCCGAGGGCCTGGACGACCACACCCGGCAGAAAGCCGCCTTCTACGTCAAACAGATGACGTCGGCGCTCTCGCCCGCCAACTTCGCCCTTACCAATCCGGAAGTCTACCGCCAGACGGTGGCGAGCAATGGCACCAATCTCGTCGAGGGCATGCGCATTCTTGCCGAAGACGTGGCGGCCGGCCGCGGTGAATGGCGCGTGCGCCAGACGGATACAACCAAGTTCGAGCTCGGCGTCAACGTCGCGATCACACCCGGCAAGGTCATTGCCCGCAGCCCGATCTGCGAGGTGATCCAGTACAGTCCATCGACCGAAACGGTTTTCAAGCGACCGCTGCTGATCGTTCCGCCATGGATCAACAAGTTCTACATCCTCGATCTCGGCCCGCAGAAAAGCTTCATCAAGTGGTGCGTCGATCAGGGGCATTCCGTCTTCGTGATCTCCTGGGTCAACCCTGACGAAAGCCTCTCGCGTGCCTCCTGGGAGGATTACATCCGGGACGGGATCGATTTCGCGCTGAAGACGATCGAAACGGCAACCGGTGAGAAACAGGTGAATGCGATCGGCTATTGCGTCGGTGGCACGCTGTTGTCTGCAGCGCTCGCCTACCACGCCAAGACCCGCAAGAAAGCCATCCAGTCCGTGACGTTCTTCACCACGCAGGTGGATTTCCGCTATGCGGGCGAACTTCTCGTCTTCGTCGACGAGGAGCAGATCGAGGCGCTGGAGCGGCAGATGAACATGACCGGCTATCTGGCCGGCTCCAAAATGGCGAGCGCGTTCAACATGCTGCGCGCCTCCGAGCTGATCTGGCCCTACGTCGTTAGCAATTACCTGAAGGGCCAGGAGCCGACGGCCTTCGACCTGCTCTACTGGAATTCCGATTCGACGCGGATGACGGCGGCGAACCATGCCTTCTACCTGCGCAACTGCTACCTCGAAAACCGGTTGACCGCCGGCGAGATGACGCTGTTCGACACGACGGTTTCGCTGAAGGACGTGAAGATCCCGGTCTACAGCCTCGCGGCAAAGGAAGACCATATCGCCCCTGCCCGCTCGGTCTTCCGCGGCTGCCAGTTCTATGGCGGCGACGTGACCTTTGTCCTCAGTGGTTCGGGACATATCGCCGGGGTCGTCAACCCGCCGGACAAGCACAAATACCAATACTGGACGAACGGCAAAGTCGAGGGCGAGCTTTCGGACTGGATGAAGGGTGCCAAGGAGACAGCCGGCTCCTGGTGGCCCCACTGGCAGTCCTGGATGGAGCAGCAGGACGATGCGCGCGTACCGGCCCGCCCGGTCGGCGGCGGCAAGCTAGAGCCGCTCTGCGATGCGCCGGGGACCTATGTCATGGTGCGCAGCTGA
- the rpsD gene encoding 30S ribosomal protein S4, whose product MSKRASSKYKIDRRMGENIWGRPKSPVNRREYGPGQHGQRRKGKLSDFGVQLRAKQKLKGYYGDIREKQFRAIYDEANRRKGDTGENLIGLLESRLDAIVYRAKFVPTVWAARQFVNHGHVTVNGVRVNIGSYRCKAGDVIEVRQKSKQLVTVLEAVQLAERDVPDYIDADHNKMVATFVRVPTLSDVPYPVIMEPNLVVEFYSR is encoded by the coding sequence ATGAGCAAGCGCGCGTCGTCCAAGTACAAAATCGATCGCCGTATGGGCGAAAACATCTGGGGTCGTCCGAAGTCCCCGGTCAACCGTCGCGAATACGGCCCGGGCCAGCACGGCCAGCGCCGCAAGGGCAAGCTTTCCGACTTCGGCGTGCAGCTGCGCGCCAAGCAGAAGCTGAAGGGCTACTACGGCGATATCCGCGAGAAGCAGTTCCGCGCGATCTACGACGAAGCAAACCGCCGCAAGGGCGACACCGGCGAAAACCTGATCGGCCTGCTCGAATCGCGTCTGGACGCGATCGTCTACCGCGCCAAGTTCGTGCCGACCGTCTGGGCTGCCCGTCAGTTCGTCAACCACGGCCACGTCACCGTCAACGGCGTTCGCGTCAACATCGGTTCGTACCGCTGCAAGGCTGGCGACGTGATCGAAGTGCGCCAGAAGTCCAAGCAGCTCGTCACGGTTCTGGAAGCCGTTCAGCTCGCCGAGCGTGACGTTCCGGACTACATCGACGCTGATCACAACAAGATGGTTGCCACCTTCGTGCGCGTTCCGACCCTGTCGGACGTGCCGTACCCGGTCATCATGGAACCGAACCTGGTCGTCGAATTCTATTCGCGTTGA